The genomic segment GCTCCATTAATTATTAGCGCCAGGACTGCGAAAACATACAACCCCAGTATTATTGACATTAATGGGACTGATGCTGGCGGTGCAAGTACCCCAAAGCCCATGGCGAACACCATATCCATTATATGCTGCATGAAGAAGCTGTTCACTGTTAATTGGTAAAGGGGTAGTGAGATTGATGCTGAGGCAATAATAGCTAAGACGTACCCGGTAATGCTCCATTTATTAACCTTAACTTCAATTAATGCCAATGCAGTTAGCGTTAATGCACCAATAATAATCAGTAACAGTGTTGGGTAGACTAATGCGGTTGATGGAACCATGACTGGTATTAAGTAATACTCGGTTACTAGGTTAAGTATGTAGCTTACCAGTGAGGTTAATTGAAGAAGTATGACTGGGGCCAGTAGTGTTAATTCAATGGCTCTAAGTGATGTAATGGCAAGGATAATAGACATTATTGTTAAACCCCAAAGTATGATACTTAGTATTATCCAGGGCCATGTAAGGTAGTATGACGGGTATATGTAGCTTAACAATACCCCACCCCATAATGCGGTAATGATTACTATTAAGTAAAGTGTCTTAAGGGGTATCGGTACCTTAAATTCATAAATTAGGAATGGTATTATTACTGATAAGGCAGCCACACTAAATGTTCCAGCAAGCCCCATTGTATTTAATACATTGGCTGGGGCTGGTGTGAATGGTATTATGGGCTGTAGGAATTGCCTTAGAGCGAATTGGGCTATGAAGAATCCTAGGAAGATGGAGAGTAATGTATCGTAGTATTTAATGTTTAACTCACTCACCTTAATAATCACCTATGCTTAATTGAGTAGAAGATTAAACCAATGGCCACTAAGGCAATCACAATACCCACAACTGCAACTATTATGACTGGGGCAGGTATTGGTGGTGTAACGGATGGTGTTGATGTGGATATGGTTAATGGTATGAAGCTGGCTGATATGGACTTATCCCAACTGGTTTCACCAGCCTTACCCAACCAAACCCCGAAGGCCACATCGTATGTTTGACCAGGTGTTAAGTTTACTGTATACGGCATTGGGGCTTTCAACGGCCTAACGAATTCCACAATCCAGTACCCATCCTCATACTTGGCGCCGGCGTAGTTACTGAAGTAGCCTGGTTCAGGCCCTGTGGCATTCGGGTACCATATTCCACCATCTCCAATATCATATAGGCCAGTTTCATTGGTTAATAGGTCAATGAAGAAGCCGTGGGGACTTTGGGAGAAGACTGAGGCAGCGGCTTCATCAATACCGTTCTCCACATCCCATGTTACATTAGTGAAGTAGTTGAAGTTCTGACCCTCAGGGTAAGTGGCTCCACTTATCCACTCCCAAATGTCAGCCGCCCCTGAGCTTAATGAACCACCAGTGTACTGTATTGTGCTGCTGCCTGTATAGGGTATCATTAATTGACCTAACTCACTCTTAACAACGAAGTTTGGGTGTCCTGCACCAATATTCATGCAGTCACTTGGACTTTGTTCACTACCCATGTACCACATTATAGCCACCCTATCAGGATAATAGTGACCTGAGGTTAAGTTAACGTAGTAACCGTAGAAGTATACCCCGTAATGCGGTGCGACATAAGCCAGTACATACTCCATTGGTCTTGGTGAACCCTTAATCACCGCGAAGCTTGAGTTAATCATGAAATACTTCTTACCAAACGTACTAGTCATTAGTTTAAGGAATGTTACGTTTAATGGACCATTGGGATTATAAACCATTGTCCAATGCCCAGGACCAGCTATGGCTGCTGGACCAACTAGGCTTGGGCCATATGGGTCAGGCCACTTCACGAGAATGAATATGTAGCTTCCATTCCACGCAGCCTTAACCATAATATAAGGCACCTCCCCGGAGGTGGGTACATTAGCCGGTATTGGGAGCATTTGAGTGGATAAATTGGGTACTAGGGATACGTTGAACCAAGGTATCTTACTCCAAAATGCTTCACTACCTGGATTCTGCAGGTTAGCGCTACCAACCACCTTATAAGCCATTATACCGGCTGGTGTTTGAGCTAGTGGGATTGGGTAAATCATGTAGATTAACCCAGCTGTAATAGCCACTGCAATTACTATAATCAGTTTTAGGGGTATTTTACCATTATTTAACACGCTTCCCTTACCCATGTACTAACTTTGGCTCGGCTCCGATTTTTAAGCTTTACCTAATATTAAATACTATATTTACTTGGAATTAAACTAGAATAAATCTGGAATTAAACTACACTTTACTTCCTACTTATTCATAGTTGAATATTTTTAAACCCCTAGGCTACAAGCTAATAATCATGAGTGGGGGTAATGTTAATGAGAGTAGGAGGAATTTCCTGAAGGCTATGGTTACAATTGCTGGGTTAAGTATTGTGGCTGGGGCGTTAAGGGGCCTTGAGGTGCTTATGCCTCCTGAAGTGAGTATAAGCGGCTTCCCTAGGCTTCTCCTCGTGGATGAGAATGGTAACCCAATTAAGGCTTCAAGCATACCGATTAATGGTAAGCAAATCGCCTTATTCCCCTACCCCCTTAGTAATGAGCCTAATATGTTGTTGGCTTTAGGTGACTCCTCCGGTAGTCCTGTGGAGGTTCCCCCGACTACTGTTGTTGTTCCTCAGACTGGTGCATCATATGAATTCCCAGGTGGTGTTGGGCCGAATAAGAATATAGTTGCCTACAGTGCCCTTTGCCAGCACCTGGGCTGCACCTTCCCTGAATTAACCTTCTATCCACCTGGTGTTAAGGCTATTACCGTTAATGGACCCATGGATAAGGTTATTCACTGCTCCTGCCATGGTTCTACGTTTGATCCGTATAAGGGTGGTGCTGTGGTTACTGGGCCAACAGTAAGGCCTTTACCGGCTGTGGTTCTTGAATGGGATTCAAACACTGATGAATTATACGCAGTGAAAATGATAGGACCAGTAATATACGGGCACCCAGGCTTCAACACACCCACAAACAACACAATAAACAACCCAACAGGTGATTTAACAGGGGGATCACCAATAAGTGGTACAAGTACTGTGGTTAAGTATTACAGTAATCCAGCATCATGAGGTGGTGGCTATGAGTAGTACTAGCTTCTGGGATAGGGTTGCGGAAATCTTTCACTTAAAGGATGTACCTTTCATGGGTGTTCCAGATTACATGTTCAGTATAGAGTATTGGTTGGGTGCTATAGCTACATCGGCCTTGGCTTGGCAGGCCTTAACGGGATTAGTACTATTACTGTATTACCAGCCTAGTAATGCGTATGATTCAACAATGGCCATAATACATAATGTACCCTTCGGTTCAATAATACTCTCAAGCCACCTCTATGGGGCTTACGTAATGATACTTGCGGTGTACGTCCATGGGCTTGAAGTCTTCTTCAGGGGTGCTTATAAGAGGCCTAGGGGTGCTCAATGGGTTTTAGGTGTATTGCTCTTCGCCATGACTCTTGGTGCAGCCTTCGTTGGTTACTCATTAACGGGTGATGTGCTTTCAGCGGATGCTGTCGGTGTTGGTAAGGGTATTTTAACGGCATTGGGCTTGTCTCAAGTAATACCAGTATTCTTCGGTAATGGTACTCAATTGGACTTGTTTACAAGATTCCTGGGTTGGCATATTATACTGGCATCAGCGTTAATACTGTTCTTCTTCATACACTTCTACCTGGCTGAGCAGAACGGCTTCATGCCTGACCCAAGGGAGACTAATTACAGGGCTCCTGCCTTATTGAGTAAGAATGATGCTAGGCTTAAGCCTTGGTGGCCTAGGAATTTCGTCTACATGGTTAGCATAGTGTTGTTCACGTGGGGAATCATACTCGTAATTCCATCAATACTGGCTATACCGAGTATACTAGGCAGGATACCAATACTCTTCTCACCCTACCCAGGTCCCTCACCAACAAGCCCACAGGCCAGTAGTGTGCCGGCTTATCCACCCTGGTTCTTCCTATTCATGTATAAGATGGCTGATATGCCCTTCGGCCTAAGTACCGATATTTTAATGGGCATATTCATACCACTTATCGTATTATTAATAGTACCATTACTGGATAGGAGTGATTTACTGCATCCATTGGATAGACCATGGATAACCGCATTATTCATAACTGGGTTAACCTGGGTTATTGAGTTAAGCATATGGAGTGCTATTCAACCCGGTGTTCCAGTGGAGTTAACCTGGTTCGCATTAACAATAGTACCACCGGTTGTGATAGCCTTTGGTGGAGTTTACGCGGTTAGCAGGGTTTGGGTTAGGGTTAAGGCTAAACCCAGTGGTAATGGTAAGGGGGCTGGCTTTAAATTGAGTAAGAATACCGCATTATCCCTAGGCTACGTAACATCACTGCTAGCCATAATAGCCATAGCAGTCTCCTTCACCCTCAACCCAATATCCGATGGACCATACGTAGGCGTAATGTGGGGGACAGCCCTAATATCATTTGCAGCATCCCTATTAGCCTACTTCTACGTTGAGTACATTCAGTGATAATAGTCTTAAACCTCTATTAAGGGGTGTTATTAATGATGCTGAATAAGGTTAAGGTGTGGAATGAGGATGGGGTTGGGGTTATCGCCATTGATAATGGGTTAGAGAATCCACTTGACTTAGACGCCTTAATTCAATTAATGA from the Caldivirga maquilingensis IC-167 genome contains:
- a CDS encoding ethylbenzene dehydrogenase-related protein; this translates as MGKGSVLNNGKIPLKLIIVIAVAITAGLIYMIYPIPLAQTPAGIMAYKVVGSANLQNPGSEAFWSKIPWFNVSLVPNLSTQMLPIPANVPTSGEVPYIMVKAAWNGSYIFILVKWPDPYGPSLVGPAAIAGPGHWTMVYNPNGPLNVTFLKLMTSTFGKKYFMINSSFAVIKGSPRPMEYVLAYVAPHYGVYFYGYYVNLTSGHYYPDRVAIMWYMGSEQSPSDCMNIGAGHPNFVVKSELGQLMIPYTGSSTIQYTGGSLSSGAADIWEWISGATYPEGQNFNYFTNVTWDVENGIDEAAASVFSQSPHGFFIDLLTNETGLYDIGDGGIWYPNATGPEPGYFSNYAGAKYEDGYWIVEFVRPLKAPMPYTVNLTPGQTYDVAFGVWLGKAGETSWDKSISASFIPLTISTSTPSVTPPIPAPVIIVAVVGIVIALVAIGLIFYSIKHR
- a CDS encoding Rieske 2Fe-2S domain-containing protein, which gives rise to MSGGNVNESRRNFLKAMVTIAGLSIVAGALRGLEVLMPPEVSISGFPRLLLVDENGNPIKASSIPINGKQIALFPYPLSNEPNMLLALGDSSGSPVEVPPTTVVVPQTGASYEFPGGVGPNKNIVAYSALCQHLGCTFPELTFYPPGVKAITVNGPMDKVIHCSCHGSTFDPYKGGAVVTGPTVRPLPAVVLEWDSNTDELYAVKMIGPVIYGHPGFNTPTNNTINNPTGDLTGGSPISGTSTVVKYYSNPAS
- a CDS encoding cytochrome b, with the translated sequence MSSTSFWDRVAEIFHLKDVPFMGVPDYMFSIEYWLGAIATSALAWQALTGLVLLLYYQPSNAYDSTMAIIHNVPFGSIILSSHLYGAYVMILAVYVHGLEVFFRGAYKRPRGAQWVLGVLLFAMTLGAAFVGYSLTGDVLSADAVGVGKGILTALGLSQVIPVFFGNGTQLDLFTRFLGWHIILASALILFFFIHFYLAEQNGFMPDPRETNYRAPALLSKNDARLKPWWPRNFVYMVSIVLFTWGIILVIPSILAIPSILGRIPILFSPYPGPSPTSPQASSVPAYPPWFFLFMYKMADMPFGLSTDILMGIFIPLIVLLIVPLLDRSDLLHPLDRPWITALFITGLTWVIELSIWSAIQPGVPVELTWFALTIVPPVVIAFGGVYAVSRVWVRVKAKPSGNGKGAGFKLSKNTALSLGYVTSLLAIIAIAVSFTLNPISDGPYVGVMWGTALISFAASLLAYFYVEYIQ